The genomic window GCAACCTGTGCAGGAATTTACGTTCTGGGCTTTTGTCGGCAACGTAACTTGCCGACCGAGGGCTTAAAGATTATTCAGCGTTCCGACCGCAACCCCCTGACCGGTATGGTTGAGAATGTAGTGCTGGAGATCCAAACCCCACCCGGGTTCCCTGAGAAATACCTGCCTTCCCTCATTCGCTCAGCGGAGTTGTGCGCAGTGAAGAAGCACATTGAGAATCCACCGGCATTCAAGGTAGTGACGAAGGCTGCCGTGCCTGTTTAGAACTTTGCGATCTTATAGTTAACGATCAACCCCACCTGTTTATCCAAGGGTGGGGTTGTTGTTTTCATTGGGGCCGAAGGCGGGAATCGAATCTACATTCCGTACTTGGTTAGGATGGTTGGACGGTTTCGGATGAAAAGCTGCGCGGCGAATCTGGTTTGACCAACCCACGGGAGAGAATAATGCCAGTAAACCCGGTATAGAAAAGAGCTACTACAACGATGGATAAAATTCCGGAGATGTTAATTAAATCGGTGATCAGGACCACCAGGATACCCAAAGCCAATCCTCCGGCTGTGGCAAGCAGGAAAAGCGATGCCCTGGAAAGTATGGGCCGCAATAAATACCACTGGGGCAGGCCAATTAATAAACCCCCCAATAAATAGCCGGTGGTTATCGAAAGTGGCGATTCATCATCAACAAACGGAAGCCAACCAATAGGTAAGTCGCGAAAAACCAGTACAGCAGCGAGTAATCCAATCGGGAATGACAGAATCCACAGCCATGAGACGGGGCCTAAGCGGCGTAAGGCAAGCCATTGGGGGATACTGATCGGCAGAGCAATCATCAAAGTGGATGCGAATATATTGTGGAGTGGTGTCAATCGTGGCACTACCAATGAGGCAAGGCCTAATAATATAAATCCTCCCAGGTTAGCTAACATCCAAAGTAAAAAAGGTTTCTCCAAGAAATTTACTTTTTGAGCCATGATTTCACCTCCACTTATGGTGGACTAAAAGGAAATTGAGGAACACCGAGATTGGCAAACAAGCAGCTATGCAAGATATCTTTATTTATCGCCCAGTGTGATTTATTCAGAATTAATTCATTATAATGATAAAAGCAATCAATGACGCACAAGTTGAAACGATCATATGCCTGTTTTTATCCTGCATAAAATATACACAGAACCTCAAAAATCAAGGCTTGGTAGGGTTAGGGAGGGTGTTTATACACCCAAAAACCAATATTATTTAAACAAAATCACCCAGGATTTATCATCAAGGGTGTTTTTTCAGGTGCCGAAGGAGGGAATCGAACCCTCATTCCTTTCGGAACACGATTTTGAGTCGTGCGCGTCTGCCTATTCCGCCACTTCGGCTGGAATGCAAATTATACCCGATATGAAAACGAAAGTTGAGGGGTTTTCTCCACCACCCGCCCATGCGGGTATAATCGCTGTACAACTGCTTGGCAATAGTGGTCATCGCCACTTAGCTGGCGGAGGAGTACCTGCATGCGACTAGGAATCATAGGTCTTCCCCAATCCGGTAAAACGACCGTTTTCAACGCCCTCACCCGCGGCCATCAGCCCATCACCACCAGTGGCGGTAGGTTTGATGTGCATACCGGTGTAGTGGACGTCCCCGATGTGCGCATCGATCGCTTATCGGCTATGTTCAAGCCCAAAAAGACCATCTACGCCAAGGTGACCTATGCCGATATTGCCGGGCTGGAAGGCAGCCAGAGCGCCATCTCAGGCCAGATTCTCAACCTGCTGACCCAGATGGATGGCCTGTTGCACGTGGTGCGCTGTTTTGAGGACGCCAACGTCCCGCACCCGGCTGGCAGCGTGAACCCGCTGCGCGATATTGTCACCATGGACGCCGAGCTACTGTTAAACGACATGATCACCGTGGAGCGCAAGCTTGAACGCCTGGCCGAGGAACGCAAAAAGGGTGGGGGGCGCGAGCGTTCTGTCATTGAGCGCGAGATTGTGTTATTCGAGCGTTTTAAGGATACTTTGTCACGCGAGATCCCCTTGCGCGAGATCGACCTGACCTCTGAGGATGAAAAAGCACTGGCGGGTTTTGGCTTTCTCACCCGTAAACCCCTGCTGGTACTGCTCAACCTGTACGAAGGCCAGGAGATACCCCCTGTCGAGTACCCCCACACCCACGCCAGCCTTGTGGCTTTGCAGGGTATACTGGAAATGGAACTTGCCCAGCTGGCCCCCGAGGATGCCGAGGTTTTCATGGCGGAATACGGCATCAGCGAGCTCGGGCTGGCACGCGTGATCCGCGTGTCGTATGACCTGCTCGGGTTGATCTCTTTCTTTACCGTGGGTGCTGACGAAGTGCGTGCCTGGACCTTGCGGCGTGGCCTCTCGGCTTACGAAGCGGCAGGGGAGATTCACAGCGACCTGCAGAAGGGCTTTATCCGCGCTGAGGTCATCTCCTATGATGAGCTGCTGGCGCTGGGCGGTTTGAATGAAGCCAAGGCCAAGGGTCGCCTGCGCCTTGAAGGCAAGGAATACCTGGTACATGATGGCGAGATCGTGCACATCCGCTTTAATGTTTAACCAGGTTACCAGCACCAAATCGACTTACTTGAATTTCAATGAACACTTATACTGAAATCTAAATATATGGAGCCTATGAAGACATACACGCAATCCCCATGGAGTTTATCCGACCTGTTTCCAGCCCACGACTCTCCGGAGATGAAAGCCGGTTTTGACGAGCTGGACGAAAAAGTACTTGAATTCGAAGCCCTGCGCCTTAGCCTGGCCCCTGGTATGACCGTGGAAGCATTCCTCGAGGCGGTTCGCCTGCTTGAAGCCATTACCCGCCTGGCTTACCGCATCTCTGGCTATGCCTCGCTCAGCTTCTCAGCAGACACCCAAGACCAGGTGATCCAGGCATTCATGGCCAGTGTAGATAGCCGCCTGGCGGTGCTAAATAACCGCACGTTATTTTTCAGCCTGTGGTGGAAGGCCTTGGACGACCCTGCTGCCGAACGACTGATGGCTGCCAGCGGTGATTATCGCTACTGGTTGGAGGAGATGCGCCATTTCAAGCCGCATACTCTTTCAGAAGCTGAAGAAAAAATCATCAATATCAAGGATGTCACCGGCGCCAGGGCCATCGCCAATCTCTACGACACCCTCACCAATCGCTACGTCTTCCACCTGCAGGTGGACGGCGAGACAAAAGAGCTTAGTCGTGAAGAACTATCGGTCTATGTACGCAGCTCAGATCCGGCATTGCGTGCTGCAGCCTATCAGGAGCTCTACCGGGTGTACGGCCAGGATGGAGCTATTCTCGGCCAGATGTATCAGGCATTGGTGCGCGACTGGCGTAATGAGAACGTGGATATGCGCCATTTCTCCACTCCCATTGCCGTGCGTAACCTTGGAAACGACGTCCCCGATGATGTCGTCGACACCCTTTTAGATGTTTGCCAGGATAATATCCCGCTATTCCAGCGGTTCTTTCGCCTGAAGGCGCGCTGGCTGGGGATGGAACAGCTACGTCGCTATGATATATACGCTCCGGTGACCAAAACCGATAAAACATATGATTTTAATCAGGCTGCCAACATGGTCTTCGATGCCTTCCGCGACTTTGAG from Anaerolineales bacterium includes these protein-coding regions:
- a CDS encoding osmotically inducible protein OsmC, producing MEMMVDFPGGDRVDAHFGPYTVMTDQSGPHGEPGLAPSPFSLFLASIATCAGIYVLGFCRQRNLPTEGLKIIQRSDRNPLTGMVENVVLEIQTPPGFPEKYLPSLIRSAELCAVKKHIENPPAFKVVTKAAVPV
- a CDS encoding redox-regulated ATPase YchF — translated: MRLGIIGLPQSGKTTVFNALTRGHQPITTSGGRFDVHTGVVDVPDVRIDRLSAMFKPKKTIYAKVTYADIAGLEGSQSAISGQILNLLTQMDGLLHVVRCFEDANVPHPAGSVNPLRDIVTMDAELLLNDMITVERKLERLAEERKKGGGRERSVIEREIVLFERFKDTLSREIPLREIDLTSEDEKALAGFGFLTRKPLLVLLNLYEGQEIPPVEYPHTHASLVALQGILEMELAQLAPEDAEVFMAEYGISELGLARVIRVSYDLLGLISFFTVGADEVRAWTLRRGLSAYEAAGEIHSDLQKGFIRAEVISYDELLALGGLNEAKAKGRLRLEGKEYLVHDGEIVHIRFNV
- a CDS encoding oligoendopeptidase F — encoded protein: MEPMKTYTQSPWSLSDLFPAHDSPEMKAGFDELDEKVLEFEALRLSLAPGMTVEAFLEAVRLLEAITRLAYRISGYASLSFSADTQDQVIQAFMASVDSRLAVLNNRTLFFSLWWKALDDPAAERLMAASGDYRYWLEEMRHFKPHTLSEAEEKIINIKDVTGARAIANLYDTLTNRYVFHLQVDGETKELSREELSVYVRSSDPALRAAAYQELYRVYGQDGAILGQMYQALVRDWRNENVDMRHFSTPIAVRNLGNDVPDDVVDTLLDVCQDNIPLFQRFFRLKARWLGMEQLRRYDIYAPVTKTDKTYDFNQAANMVFDAFRDFEPRLEELARRVLEQAHLDSEIRRGKSSGAFCATLAPDITPWVFVNYTGKPNDIATLAHELGHAIHAQLAADHTLFTFHSSLPLAETASTFGEMMLVDSLLASESDASVRQALLFRQVDDAYATVMRQAQFALFERQAHDMVQHGATNDELSAAYLENLRTQFGNAVEVSDEFRWEWVSIPHIYQTPFYVYAYTFGQLLVLSLYQQYKKEGSTFKPRYLKLLSSGGSKSPDKILTDAGINMHSRSFWQGGFDVIQGLIEQLEAIPVK